A region from the Campylobacter blaseri genome encodes:
- a CDS encoding HAL/PAL/TAL family ammonia-lyase, translating to MFNFKSLSVALLCSLSLNAQTIVLNGNDILPKDIVSISNGAKVDIDQNALKRVEKSHSVLINAAKDGQKIYGLTVGVGLNKDRNFVDAKGNLDEEVIKASTAFNIGLIHAHCGGAYDDLPIKTARAVLATRLNNLLFGGAGVQSDVVKLYKDFLNNDIIPVIPSKGSMGEADITILGHVGLAMLGEGYVYYKGEKMQASEALKKAGLKKLVPFGKDSLSILSSNAYSAAMGALAIEDLKQALYVTKLVYALSLEGFNGNVAPFLKESSSLRPFSKYLATTKELRSILKDSYLWDKDDTRALQDPLSYRDSAYYFAALSSTIEELDSLMKIQLNSSDDNPGISLQNNKETDKYQETKLYTKDGAVVPTSNFEPILWVVEFEKASIVLAHNSKASANRTIKLSNDHFTNLSRFLGTDKTVHAFGAMQKPFVSLAGENEYLANPISLNYTPVAGEIEDMATNAPAVVQKLQKQIDNYYYILGMELMHAAQAIDLRKQKNPNLKLSAQTQKLYDEYRKVVKFMDIDRPLTDDFRNQAKFLREYK from the coding sequence ATGTTTAATTTTAAAAGCTTATCAGTTGCACTGCTTTGCTCTTTAAGTTTGAATGCTCAAACGATAGTGCTAAATGGTAATGATATATTGCCAAAAGATATAGTTTCCATATCAAATGGTGCAAAGGTGGATATAGATCAAAATGCATTAAAAAGAGTTGAAAAATCACATAGTGTTTTAATTAATGCCGCAAAAGATGGTCAAAAAATCTATGGTTTAACTGTTGGTGTTGGATTAAACAAAGATAGAAACTTTGTTGATGCAAAAGGAAATTTGGATGAAGAGGTTATAAAAGCTTCAACAGCTTTTAATATAGGACTTATTCATGCTCATTGCGGTGGTGCATATGATGATTTACCAATAAAAACAGCTCGTGCAGTTTTAGCAACAAGACTAAATAATCTTTTGTTTGGTGGTGCAGGTGTTCAAAGTGATGTTGTAAAACTATATAAAGATTTTTTAAATAATGATATTATTCCTGTTATTCCTAGCAAAGGTTCAATGGGTGAAGCTGATATCACAATCCTAGGGCATGTTGGTCTTGCTATGCTTGGTGAGGGTTATGTGTATTATAAGGGTGAAAAAATGCAAGCTAGTGAGGCTTTAAAAAAAGCAGGATTAAAAAAATTAGTTCCATTTGGAAAAGATAGCTTGTCTATATTAAGTTCTAATGCATATTCAGCTGCAATGGGTGCTTTGGCAATTGAGGATTTAAAACAAGCTTTATATGTTACAAAACTTGTTTACGCTCTTAGCTTAGAAGGATTTAATGGAAATGTTGCACCTTTTTTAAAGGAAAGTTCAAGCTTAAGACCATTTAGTAAATATCTAGCGACAACGAAAGAATTAAGAAGTATTTTAAAAGATAGTTATCTATGGGATAAAGATGATACAAGAGCTCTTCAAGACCCACTTAGTTATAGAGATAGCGCATACTATTTTGCTGCACTTTCAAGTACAATTGAAGAGTTAGATAGCTTAATGAAAATTCAACTAAACTCATCAGATGATAACCCTGGAATTTCATTGCAAAATAACAAAGAAACAGATAAATATCAAGAAACAAAACTATATACAAAAGATGGTGCCGTAGTTCCAACTTCAAATTTTGAACCTATTTTATGGGTTGTTGAATTTGAAAAAGCTTCAATAGTTTTAGCACATAACTCCAAAGCAAGTGCAAATAGAACTATAAAGTTATCAAACGACCATTTTACAAACCTTAGTAGATTTTTAGGCACAGATAAGACAGTTCATGCTTTTGGTGCTATGCAAAAACCTTTTGTTTCATTGGCTGGTGAAAATGAATATTTAGCTAATCCTATATCTTTAAATTATACACCAGTTGCAGGTGAGATAGAAGATATGGCTACAAATGCTCCTGCTGTGGTTCAAAAACTACAAAAACAAATAGATAATTATTATTATATATTAGGAATGGAACTTATGCATGCAGCTCAAGCAATTGATCTTAGAAAACAAAAAAATCCAAATTTAAAATTATCAGCACAAACTCAAAAATTATATGATGAATATAGAAAAGTAGTTAAATTTATGGATATTGATAGACCTTTAACAGATGATTTTAGAAATCAAGCTAAGTTTTTAAGAGAGTATAAATAA
- a CDS encoding MFS transporter, whose protein sequence is MKKYIVLLKRNRNLRLLSTVQLICYFGMWFSHIGIATLLINLNAEIWMISLSAAMAFIPSVFLAIPAGVIIDKFKAYPLLMIFMVIEALSIIPLLFIDSLSYFWILQALIFIRSGIAGMHFQVEMSLLPKILNKVELKLANEIHSIIWAASYTSGMATAGIYIHHFGIKSSFIADFVLYLIGIWLLHKLSLNEDVKAKGEKVLSMIKDGIVYLKNNPFLFQLILVHAFVAVTSYDALINIMAKNQYKHILSVALVIGSMNTIRACGLILGPIFLGKFANNRNLFWLFLGQAGGILLWAFLQFNFYIGFIGMFFAGLCTSVLWSYSYTLVQMNCDKKYYGRVIAYLDMIFLGMAAITSLAIGWLYNLGLSTKTITILMALTFVFAAFFYKRVYKKYIISKYY, encoded by the coding sequence ATGAAAAAATATATAGTTTTACTAAAAAGAAATAGAAATTTAAGACTGCTATCTACTGTTCAACTTATCTGCTATTTTGGTATGTGGTTTTCACATATTGGTATCGCAACACTTCTAATAAACCTTAATGCAGAAATTTGGATGATAAGCCTAAGCGCTGCTATGGCGTTTATACCAAGTGTATTTTTAGCAATTCCAGCTGGCGTTATAATAGATAAATTTAAAGCTTATCCGTTGTTAATGATATTTATGGTGATAGAGGCCCTATCTATCATACCGCTTCTTTTTATAGATAGTTTAAGTTACTTTTGGATTTTACAAGCTTTGATATTTATAAGAAGTGGTATTGCAGGAATGCATTTTCAAGTAGAGATGAGTTTACTTCCAAAAATTTTAAACAAGGTTGAATTAAAGTTAGCAAATGAAATTCACTCTATAATCTGGGCAGCGTCTTACACAAGTGGAATGGCTACAGCTGGAATTTACATACATCATTTTGGGATTAAAAGCTCTTTTATAGCTGATTTTGTACTATATTTAATTGGAATTTGGCTACTACATAAATTATCATTAAACGAAGATGTTAAAGCCAAAGGAGAAAAGGTACTATCTATGATAAAAGATGGGATAGTATACCTTAAAAATAACCCATTTTTATTTCAACTAATACTAGTTCATGCTTTTGTTGCTGTCACATCCTATGATGCACTAATTAATATAATGGCAAAAAATCAATATAAACATATTTTAAGTGTGGCTTTAGTAATAGGCTCAATGAATACAATTAGAGCTTGTGGTCTTATTTTAGGACCTATATTTTTAGGTAAATTTGCAAATAATAGAAACCTTTTTTGGCTGTTTTTAGGTCAAGCCGGTGGTATACTTTTATGGGCTTTTTTACAATTTAACTTCTATATTGGTTTTATAGGTATGTTTTTTGCTGGACTTTGCACCTCAGTATTGTGGTCATATAGCTATACATTAGTCCAAATGAATTGTGACAAAAAATACTATGGAAGAGTAATAGCTTATTTAGATATGATATTTTTAGGAATGGCTGCTATAACATCACTTGCAATAGGCTGGTTATACAATCTAGGTTTATCAACAAAAACTATAACCATCCTAATGGCACTTACATTTGTTTTTGCAGCATTTTTCTATAAAAGAGTTTATAAAAAATATATCATTTCAAAATATTACTAG
- a CDS encoding MFS transporter, producing the protein MISPRRTIRILAALFIGIGFVFIGNGLVITSAGIMLTNMGVSNFYIGMITSCFFFGGILSSIFTYRFISNYGYIRSYAIFTALFAIASLMHGFSENIIYWAFLRFMLGFSYFSIVMVVESWINARSKNEIRSRVLSFYEIIYYSAFGIGVLILTFNLSTAKIFTMSVFFIILGSIPINIIRIKEPKLPPRKKIFIPNIFNIVPLALVTSFVAGILINGYFSMGSVFILDSGGGVKDASVFLLLAMCGGFLSQLFFGNFSDKFGRKNAIMLSAFILLVASGLLFSIVENIFLEKILSFFIGFGAFSLYSLALARANDVLNNKDKTAEVGAALLLSYTCGSLVGPLFMGLLMQIFGPKGFIFIYILSSVTLIVFSLFRESIPKKDRTEYIPAPPSNILK; encoded by the coding sequence ATGATAAGTCCTAGAAGAACTATAAGAATATTAGCTGCTCTGTTTATAGGCATAGGTTTTGTGTTTATAGGCAATGGATTAGTAATAACATCAGCTGGTATTATGCTTACAAATATGGGTGTAAGTAATTTTTATATAGGAATGATAACATCTTGCTTTTTCTTCGGTGGTATATTAAGCTCTATTTTTACATATAGATTTATAAGCAACTATGGATATATAAGATCATATGCTATTTTTACTGCTTTGTTCGCAATTGCGTCTTTAATGCATGGATTTAGCGAAAACATAATATACTGGGCATTTTTAAGATTTATGCTTGGGTTTTCATATTTTAGTATTGTTATGGTTGTTGAGAGTTGGATTAATGCAAGGTCTAAAAACGAGATAAGATCAAGAGTATTGTCCTTTTATGAAATTATCTATTATTCAGCTTTTGGTATCGGTGTTTTGATTTTAACATTCAATTTAAGCACAGCAAAAATTTTTACAATGTCTGTATTTTTTATAATACTTGGCTCAATTCCTATAAATATAATTAGGATTAAAGAGCCAAAACTACCACCTAGAAAAAAGATATTTATACCAAATATTTTTAACATAGTTCCACTTGCTCTTGTTACAAGTTTTGTTGCTGGAATTTTGATAAACGGATACTTTTCTATGGGAAGTGTTTTTATATTAGATAGTGGAGGGGGGGTTAAAGACGCCTCTGTGTTTTTACTACTTGCTATGTGTGGTGGCTTTTTATCTCAACTCTTTTTTGGAAATTTTTCAGATAAATTTGGTAGAAAAAATGCAATTATGCTTAGTGCTTTTATACTTTTAGTTGCTTCAGGGCTTTTATTTAGCATAGTTGAAAATATTTTTTTAGAAAAAATACTATCATTTTTTATAGGTTTTGGAGCATTTAGTTTATACTCTTTAGCGCTTGCTAGAGCAAATGATGTTTTAAACAATAAAGATAAAACTGCTGAGGTTGGAGCGGCACTTCTTTTATCATACACCTGTGGTTCTTTAGTGGGACCTCTTTTTATGGGATTATTAATGCAGATTTTTGGACCCAAGGGTTTTATTTTTATATATATTTTATCATCGGTTACATTAATTGTGTTTTCACTATTTAGAGAGTCTATACCTAAAAAGGATAGAACTGAGTATATTCCAGCTCCGCCTAGTAATATTTTGAAATGA
- a CDS encoding MFS transporter has protein sequence MLQILPSPRKIIKTLTALFVGVGFVFIGNSLVLTSAGVMLSDMGVENFYIGIITACFFIGAILSSIFTYKFISTYGYIRSYAIFTALFAISALLHVLGDNVIYWVFLRIMLGFSYYSIVMVAESWINTRSRNEIRSRVLSFYSTIYYMAFGIGVIILSFKLTPVKIFIVSIFFIIVGSIPMNIIKIKEPKLPPKKKLFIPNVFNLVPLALVTSFSAGILINGFFAMSGLFIIASGGSIADASFFLFAAMVGGFLSQIFFGNFSDRFGRKYAIILSSSIALIASILMYIFMGNMLIMKLLAFLLGFGIFCLYALAAARANDVLSEQDSRVEVGASILLSFSIGSILGPISMGLLMQIFGSSGFVFIYFTFTSFLIIFSIFKETVPKKYRTEYLSTGPSEVLD, from the coding sequence ATGTTGCAAATTTTACCAAGTCCTAGAAAAATTATAAAAACCCTAACAGCTTTGTTTGTAGGTGTTGGTTTTGTTTTTATTGGAAATAGCCTAGTTTTAACATCTGCTGGTGTAATGCTTTCAGATATGGGTGTAGAAAATTTCTATATAGGAATAATAACAGCATGTTTTTTTATTGGAGCAATTTTAAGCTCAATTTTTACATATAAGTTTATAAGCACCTATGGTTATATAAGGTCTTACGCTATATTTACAGCACTTTTTGCTATATCTGCCCTTTTGCATGTCTTAGGAGATAATGTTATATATTGGGTATTTTTAAGAATTATGCTTGGTTTTTCTTATTATAGTATTGTTATGGTGGCTGAAAGTTGGATAAACACAAGATCTAGAAATGAAATAAGATCAAGAGTTTTATCTTTTTATTCTACAATCTACTATATGGCATTTGGAATCGGTGTTATAATTTTATCCTTTAAATTAACTCCTGTTAAGATATTTATAGTTTCTATATTTTTTATCATAGTTGGTTCAATTCCTATGAATATAATTAAAATCAAAGAGCCAAAACTCCCTCCAAAAAAGAAACTTTTTATACCAAATGTATTTAACTTAGTTCCGCTTGCACTTGTTACAAGCTTTTCAGCTGGAATTTTGATTAATGGATTTTTTGCTATGTCTGGACTTTTTATAATAGCTAGTGGTGGAAGTATTGCTGATGCTTCTTTTTTTCTTTTTGCTGCTATGGTTGGAGGTTTTTTATCGCAGATATTTTTTGGAAATTTTTCAGATAGATTTGGAAGAAAATATGCAATCATATTAAGCTCTTCTATTGCGCTTATAGCTTCAATTTTAATGTATATTTTTATGGGAAATATGCTAATTATGAAATTATTGGCATTTCTTTTAGGTTTTGGTATATTTTGCCTATATGCATTGGCAGCAGCAAGAGCAAATGATGTTCTTAGCGAGCAAGATAGTAGAGTTGAAGTAGGTGCTTCTATACTTCTTAGTTTTTCTATAGGGTCCATTTTAGGACCTATATCTATGGGGTTATTAATGCAAATATTTGGTTCATCAGGATTTGTATTTATATATTTTACATTTACTTCTTTTTTAATTATATTTTCAATATTTAAAGAAACAGTACCTAAAAAATATAGAACAGAGTATCTCTCAACTGGACCTAGCGAGGTTTTAGATTGA
- a CDS encoding AtpZ/AtpI family protein yields MRITKNFNNIIRGADSLSLGISIVAAIAIGFFIGHYLTKLTGWIFFTYFFTFIGICSACLNIYRGVQVQKRDMEELENDPKYKKYKEVMASKEKQKMEDLEDYEKDEFDVEDEKWEDK; encoded by the coding sequence ATGAGAATAACAAAAAATTTTAATAATATAATTAGAGGTGCCGATAGCCTAAGTCTTGGCATCTCTATAGTTGCTGCTATAGCAATAGGATTTTTTATAGGACATTATCTAACTAAACTTACTGGGTGGATATTTTTTACATATTTTTTTACATTTATTGGAATTTGCTCTGCTTGTTTAAATATATATCGTGGAGTTCAAGTTCAAAAAAGAGATATGGAAGAACTTGAGAATGATCCAAAGTATAAGAAGTATAAAGAGGTTATGGCGAGCAAAGAAAAACAGAAAATGGAAGATTTAGAAGACTATGAAAAAGATGAATTTGATGTAGAAGATGAAAAATGGGAAGATAAGTGA
- the hemL gene encoding glutamate-1-semialdehyde 2,1-aminomutase, with translation MTNHEAFEYSKKYIPGGVNSPVRAFGNVGSEPFFVDRGEGAYIYDVEGNRYLDFVQSWGPLLFGHCDKHIEDAVIKTAKKGLSFGTSTPLETKLGKMILEHFFYLDKIRFVSSGTEATMSAIRLARGYSKKDKILKFEGCYHGHSDSLLVKAGSGATTFGSSSSAGVPEDIAKNTYLAIYNDIESVKKAISNNDIGTIIIEPIAGNMGLVPADKEFLLELRKICDEKNIVLILDEVMSGYRASKLGSYGVYGIEADIVTFGKVIGGGLNAAAFAAKDEIMSLISPLGPVYQAGTLSGNPVAMAAGIASLENINADKDLYNRLEKLAKKFTQGLKNIANEYGISLQTCVRGSMFGYFFTEKEVKNYTDALTSNTEIFAKFHTGMIKEGVFLAPSQFETGFICSVMSEKDIEFALQKAKKVMSSL, from the coding sequence ATGACAAATCATGAAGCTTTTGAATATTCAAAAAAATACATTCCAGGCGGGGTAAATTCGCCAGTTAGAGCATTTGGAAATGTTGGAAGTGAGCCATTTTTTGTTGATAGAGGTGAAGGTGCTTATATATATGATGTAGAAGGAAATAGATATCTTGATTTTGTTCAAAGCTGGGGGCCTTTGCTTTTTGGACATTGCGATAAGCATATTGAAGATGCAGTTATCAAAACAGCAAAAAAAGGACTTAGTTTTGGTACTTCAACTCCTCTTGAAACAAAACTTGGAAAGATGATTTTGGAGCATTTTTTTTATCTTGATAAAATTCGTTTTGTAAGTAGTGGAACAGAAGCAACTATGAGTGCAATTCGTCTTGCAAGAGGATATAGTAAAAAAGATAAAATTTTAAAATTTGAAGGTTGTTATCACGGACATAGTGATAGTTTGCTTGTAAAAGCAGGAAGTGGTGCTACAACTTTTGGAAGCTCAAGTAGTGCAGGCGTTCCTGAGGATATTGCTAAAAATACATATTTAGCTATTTATAATGATATTGAAAGTGTAAAAAAAGCTATTAGCAATAACGATATTGGGACCATTATAATAGAGCCAATTGCAGGGAATATGGGTTTGGTTCCAGCCGATAAAGAGTTTTTACTTGAGCTTAGAAAAATCTGCGATGAAAAAAATATCGTTTTAATTCTAGATGAGGTAATGAGTGGCTATAGAGCAAGTAAACTTGGAAGTTATGGAGTTTATGGGATTGAAGCTGATATCGTTACTTTTGGTAAGGTAATTGGCGGTGGTTTAAATGCTGCGGCATTTGCGGCAAAAGATGAAATCATGAGTTTAATTAGTCCATTAGGACCTGTTTATCAAGCAGGAACTCTAAGTGGAAACCCAGTTGCTATGGCAGCAGGAATTGCATCGTTAGAAAACATAAATGCTGACAAAGATCTTTATAATAGACTTGAAAAACTTGCGAAGAAATTTACTCAAGGTTTAAAAAATATAGCAAATGAGTATGGTATTTCACTTCAAACTTGTGTTAGAGGGTCTATGTTTGGATATTTTTTCACAGAAAAAGAGGTTAAAAATTATACAGATGCCCTAACTTCAAATACTGAAATCTTTGCTAAATTTCATACAGGAATGATAAAAGAGGGTGTGTTTTTAGCACCATCTCAATTTGAAACAGGTTTTATCTGCTCTGTTATGAGTGAAAAAGATATTGAGTTTGCGTTGCAAAAAGCTAAAAAAGTTATGAGTAGTTTATGA
- a CDS encoding cytochrome C oxidase subunit III — translation MKIFFTLILFVSLSFCDSFITDMEYGQMLYQNPRGIGCNKCHGKKGEGSVIAKYKEHNRSSQELYDKELVAPPINRLSLQDFAKGIKISKDIMPLYFLTNDEIIILYKYIKEINKEKK, via the coding sequence ATGAAGATATTTTTTACATTAATATTATTTGTGAGTTTATCATTTTGTGATAGCTTTATAACAGATATGGAATATGGTCAGATGCTGTATCAAAATCCACGGGGAATTGGTTGCAATAAATGTCATGGCAAAAAAGGCGAGGGAAGTGTTATAGCTAAATATAAAGAGCATAATAGAAGCTCTCAAGAGCTATATGATAAGGAGCTAGTAGCACCACCCATAAATAGACTATCGTTGCAAGATTTTGCAAAAGGGATTAAGATATCAAAAGATATAATGCCACTTTATTTTTTAACAAACGATGAGATAATAATTTTATATAAATACATAAAAGAGATAAATAAGGAGAAAAAATGA
- the folD gene encoding bifunctional methylenetetrahydrofolate dehydrogenase/methenyltetrahydrofolate cyclohydrolase FolD, which translates to MMLIDGKLISAKVKDEVKIKALNLAKQGVVPCLAVILVGEDKASQTYVASKEKACKACEIESLAYKLSSDTKEEKLLSIIDELNKDENVDGILVQLPLPKHIDTDKILEKIDPKKDVDGFHAINAGKLVSGLDGFVPCTPLGVMRLLKEYDIETSGKNAVIIGRSNIVGKPMANLLLNANATVTITHSKTKNLKEITKNADIIVAAIGKPHFLTADMVSEGAIVIDVGINRLDNGKLVGDVDFENLKDKCSYITPVPGGVGPMTIAMLLNNTIISATNRLKRQK; encoded by the coding sequence ATTATGTTAATAGATGGAAAATTAATAAGTGCAAAAGTTAAAGATGAGGTTAAAATCAAAGCTTTAAATTTAGCAAAACAAGGTGTCGTGCCATGTCTAGCTGTTATCTTAGTTGGCGAAGATAAAGCCTCTCAAACATATGTAGCTTCAAAAGAAAAAGCTTGCAAAGCTTGTGAGATAGAATCACTAGCATATAAACTAAGTAGCGATACCAAAGAAGAAAAACTACTTAGTATAATTGATGAGCTAAACAAAGATGAAAATGTAGATGGAATTTTAGTTCAACTACCACTTCCAAAACACATAGATACAGACAAAATTTTAGAAAAAATTGATCCAAAAAAAGATGTAGATGGTTTTCATGCTATAAATGCAGGAAAGCTTGTTAGTGGGCTTGATGGCTTTGTGCCTTGCACACCACTTGGAGTTATGAGACTTTTAAAAGAATACGATATAGAAACATCTGGAAAAAATGCTGTTATTATTGGAAGAAGTAACATAGTTGGAAAACCTATGGCAAATTTACTTTTAAATGCAAATGCAACTGTAACTATAACTCATAGTAAAACTAAAAATTTAAAAGAGATAACCAAAAATGCCGACATTATAGTAGCAGCAATTGGTAAACCACACTTTTTAACTGCTGATATGGTAAGTGAAGGTGCTATAGTGATTGATGTTGGAATTAATAGACTTGATAATGGAAAGCTAGTTGGAGATGTGGACTTTGAAAACTTAAAAGACAAATGCTCATATATAACTCCAGTCCCTGGTGGAGTTGGACCAATGACAATTGCCATGCTTTTAAATAACACCATAATATCAGCGACAAATAGATTAAAAAGACAAAAATAA
- the lepB gene encoding signal peptidase I encodes MKNIFKKIYDFSSSWTGTIVIVLFVIFFVAQAFVIPSGSMKNSLLIGDFLFVKKFSYGIPTPHLPWLEVPVLPDFNKNGHLVEGKKPQRGDIVVFRYPPNPKMHFVKRNFAIGEDEVIFTPKAIYLRPNEGDKYIEKNYDKNDIIILNGKKFIKEPYKFKGIHYDDNVNLLATTLKHLSVGKFAMQPAYVEELPKMDINLEFNAYYMKVPKGEFFMIGDNRDHSDDSRFWGSVPYKYIVGKPWFIYFSWDKNKVVRWERIGRFIDTLENNEKYIYEQP; translated from the coding sequence ATGAAAAATATTTTTAAAAAAATATACGACTTTTCAAGTAGTTGGACTGGAACTATTGTAATAGTTTTATTTGTTATATTTTTTGTAGCCCAAGCATTTGTAATCCCTAGTGGCTCTATGAAAAACTCGCTTTTAATAGGCGATTTTTTATTTGTTAAAAAATTTAGTTATGGAATTCCAACTCCTCATCTGCCGTGGCTAGAAGTTCCTGTTTTGCCTGATTTTAATAAAAATGGCCATTTAGTTGAGGGCAAAAAACCACAAAGAGGTGATATCGTTGTATTTAGATATCCACCAAATCCAAAAATGCACTTTGTAAAAAGAAACTTTGCAATTGGTGAAGATGAAGTTATATTTACACCAAAAGCTATATATTTAAGACCAAATGAAGGTGATAAATACATAGAAAAAAATTATGATAAAAACGATATTATAATATTAAATGGCAAAAAATTTATTAAAGAACCGTATAAATTTAAAGGTATTCATTATGATGATAATGTTAATCTGCTAGCAACTACATTAAAACATTTAAGTGTTGGAAAATTTGCTATGCAACCTGCCTACGTAGAAGAGCTTCCTAAAATGGATATTAATCTTGAGTTTAACGCATACTATATGAAAGTTCCTAAAGGTGAGTTTTTTATGATAGGAGATAATAGAGACCACTCCGATGATAGCCGTTTTTGGGGAAGCGTTCCATATAAATACATAGTTGGAAAACCTTGGTTTATATATTTTAGCTGGGATAAAAACAAAGTTGTTAGATGGGAAAGAATTGGTAGATTTATTGATACTTTAGAAAATAATGAAAAATATATTTACGAACAACCTTAA
- the rpiB gene encoding ribose 5-phosphate isomerase B, which yields MNISKVFIAGDHAAYDLKNKCKEILANLGFEVIDLGTDSPDISVDYPDFAYELSKKVLETKDSYGVLICGTGIGISIAANRNAGIRCALCHDSFTAKMAREHNDANVLCFGSRVVGIGVVEDMCKVFFNTEFACGRHERRVKKLNSCLN from the coding sequence GTGAATATTAGCAAAGTATTTATAGCAGGAGATCATGCTGCTTATGATTTAAAAAATAAATGTAAAGAAATTTTAGCAAATTTAGGATTTGAAGTTATTGATTTAGGTACAGACTCGCCAGATATTAGTGTTGATTATCCTGATTTTGCTTATGAACTTTCAAAAAAAGTTTTAGAGACCAAAGATAGTTATGGTGTGTTAATTTGTGGAACTGGCATAGGTATAAGCATAGCTGCAAATAGAAATGCAGGTATAAGATGTGCACTTTGTCATGATAGTTTTACTGCAAAAATGGCAAGAGAACATAATGATGCAAATGTCCTATGTTTTGGCTCTAGGGTTGTTGGCATTGGAGTAGTTGAAGATATGTGTAAAGTCTTTTTTAATACCGAATTTGCATGCGGAAGGCATGAGCGAAGAGTTAAAAAACTAAACTCTTGCTTAAACTAA
- the apt gene encoding adenine phosphoribosyltransferase, which translates to MVKLTQEDKEYLLSTIRAVKDFPKPGIVFRDITTLLNNKDAFKFLIDHLEEHYRDYNLDFIAGIESRGFIFGAALCARLNIPFVPIRKPHKLPYMTISQKYTLEYGVDAVELHVDAFSHVKNAKVLLIDDLIATGGTAKASVELINQTNAKCVEACFLIDLVDLKGKEEIEKLTKVYSILEV; encoded by the coding sequence ATGGTAAAACTTACACAAGAAGACAAAGAGTATCTATTAAGCACTATAAGAGCTGTAAAAGATTTTCCAAAACCCGGAATTGTCTTTAGAGATATAACAACTCTTTTAAACAACAAAGATGCATTTAAATTTTTAATTGACCATTTAGAGGAGCATTATAGGGATTATAATTTAGACTTTATAGCAGGGATTGAGAGTCGCGGTTTTATATTTGGGGCAGCACTTTGTGCAAGATTAAATATACCTTTTGTTCCTATTAGAAAACCTCATAAACTTCCATATATGACAATTTCTCAAAAATATACTTTAGAGTATGGAGTTGATGCGGTTGAGCTTCATGTTGATGCTTTTTCTCATGTAAAAAATGCAAAAGTTTTATTAATTGATGATTTAATAGCAACTGGCGGAACTGCAAAAGCTTCAGTTGAACTTATAAACCAAACAAATGCAAAATGTGTAGAAGCTTGTTTTTTAATTGATTTAGTAGATTTAAAAGGTAAAGAAGAGATAGAGAAATTAACGAAAGTTTACTCCATCTTAGAGGTTTAA
- a CDS encoding DedA family protein, with the protein MQGFFEELMFNHAHYVYIVLFVWCIFEGEIALIIAGVLAHEGSVNLTAIIITAGLGAFCGDQIHFFIGRYNKKYITTKLSKQKRKFAIAHLLLQNYGWYIVFLQRFFYGFRAIVPISIGITRYEFKKFAFINFISSFCWAILISMLAYNFGDEIGNFFNITKQHWYIVIPIIILFVWAVYILIKKIEDEIINKRKDKYENRIIRRKHKQNQS; encoded by the coding sequence ATGCAGGGTTTTTTTGAAGAACTTATGTTCAACCATGCACACTATGTATATATAGTGCTTTTTGTGTGGTGTATTTTTGAAGGTGAGATTGCACTTATTATAGCTGGAGTTTTAGCACATGAAGGCTCTGTAAATTTAACTGCTATTATAATTACAGCAGGACTTGGAGCATTTTGTGGTGATCAAATTCACTTTTTTATAGGAAGATATAACAAAAAATACATCACAACAAAACTTAGTAAACAAAAGAGAAAATTTGCAATAGCTCATCTTTTACTGCAAAATTATGGGTGGTATATTGTATTTTTACAAAGATTTTTTTATGGTTTTAGAGCAATAGTTCCAATAAGCATAGGCATAACTAGATATGAGTTTAAAAAATTTGCATTTATAAATTTTATTAGCTCTTTTTGCTGGGCTATTTTAATCTCAATGCTAGCATATAACTTTGGTGATGAAATTGGAAACTTTTTTAATATTACAAAACAACATTGGTATATTGTAATTCCTATAATAATACTATTTGTTTGGGCTGTATATATTTTAATTAAAAAAATAGAAGATGAAATTATAAATAAAAGAAAGGATAAATATGAAAATAGAATTATTAGACGCAAACATAAACAAAATCAAAGCTGA